Proteins from a genomic interval of Kitasatospora kifunensis:
- a CDS encoding Rieske (2Fe-2S) protein: MSEADQTPTTTRRTLLCCGAAALAGGSALALSGCSSSGGSSKSESKAASSPVDLGDASAVPVGGGKVYPDQRIVVTQPTAGQYKAFSARCTHAGCLVDQVKSNLIQCPCHGSRFNIADGTVADGPAPSPLPSYQVAVAGGKLTVTPS, translated from the coding sequence ATGTCCGAGGCCGACCAGACGCCCACCACCACCCGCCGCACCCTGCTCTGCTGCGGTGCGGCCGCACTGGCCGGCGGCTCCGCGCTCGCGCTGAGCGGCTGCAGCAGCTCGGGCGGGAGCAGCAAGAGCGAGTCCAAGGCTGCGTCGAGCCCGGTCGACCTGGGCGACGCCTCGGCCGTCCCGGTGGGTGGCGGCAAGGTCTACCCGGACCAGCGGATCGTGGTCACCCAGCCCACCGCCGGCCAGTACAAGGCGTTCAGCGCCCGTTGCACGCACGCCGGCTGCCTGGTCGACCAGGTCAAGAGCAACCTGATCCAGTGCCCGTGCCACGGCAGCCGCTTCAACATCGCCGACGGCACGGTCGCCGACGGCCCGGCGCCGAGCCCGCTGCCGAGCTACCAGGTCGCGGTGGCCGGCGGCAAGCTCACCGTGACGCCGAGCTGA